ACCTTTATAACCAGGCGTTTCATTTTTATTGACTTAACAATTCATACAGAGCAAATCGAATAGATGCCGTATTCATTCTAGTAACAGAAGAAATAGGTAAAACAAACATTGGTTTTGTATTATCAAAACGATTGTACGTTAAATCTTGCGCATAATATTCGTATTTTTTATCAAAACCAAATTCATTTGATGGTGAAATATCTAAACCAATTTCTTTAATAAAATTTCTGATTTCTTCAACAACATCTTCTCCATAATAACCATCTGTTTTACTTAAAGCAATTGCAAAGTTTCTTGTTGCTAATTCAGGTGAAAATTTTCTTAATTCATCTTTTAATACATTGTATTGTTCAATTGGTGTTCTATGATTTGCAAGATCTACCATAAACAATAAAGTTTTAGTTCGTTCAATATGTCTTAAAAATTCCAGCCCTAAACCTCTACCTTCACTAGCACCATCAATAATCCCAGGAATATCTGCCATAACAAAAGAATTATATTCTCCTACTTCAACAACACCTAATTTAGGAGTTAAAGTAGTAAATTCGTAATTAGCAACTTCTGGTGTTGCATTTGAAGTCGTTGAAATCAAGGTTGATTTTCCAACATTTGGATATCCAACCAAACCAACATCAGCAATTAGTTTTAATTCAAAACGAACATTTAATGCAGTTCCTGGAAGTCCTGGTTGAAAATACGTAGGTCTTTGGTTTCTTGAGTTCTTAAAGTGAACATTTCCTAAACCACCTTTTCCACCTTCTAAAAGAAGAATTCTAACACCTTCAACTAATAAATCGTGTAATAATTCACCTGTTTCATCATCAAATACTTGTGTTCCTGGAGGAACTACTAAAGTCATATCTTCAGCAGACTTACCAGTCATTCTTCTTGGCATTCCTTGAACCCCATGATCTGCTTTAAAAAGTCTTCTCCCTTTGTAATATGACAAAGTATCCGTATTATTATCAACTAAAATATATACATCTCCACCTTTTCCACCGTCCCCACCATCAGGGCCACCTTTTACAACAAACTTTTCTCTTCTAAATGAAGAACATCCCTGTCCTCCTTTACCTGATCTTATTGTAAATTTCACGCTATCTATAAACATTTTATCTCCGATGTTATTAGTTGTTTTACTAATAAATAATATTCAATAATCTGTAAATCACTCAATATTATCTATTTAGCAGAATAAAAAAAGGGTGCAGGCAGAAGCCTTACACCCTTTTAAACAAATTAGTTTGACTTACGACGCTGCGTAAACTGAAACTTTTTTTCTGTTTTTATCTTTAATTTCGAATTTAACTTTTCCGTCAATTAAAGCAAAAAGAGTATGATCTTTACCCATCCCAACATTGTTACCAGGATGAACTTTAGTTCCTCTTTGTCTAATAATGATGTTTCCAGCTCTTACAACTTCTTCACCATATTTTTTAACGCCTAGTCTTCTACCAGCTGAATCTCTATTATTCTGTGTACTTCCTTGACCTTTTTTGTGAGCCATGACTTATTCCTTATGCAGCGATTTTAATGATTCTAATTTTAGTGAAGCTTTTTCTAAAACCTCTTTTTAATTTTGAATCTTTTCTTCTTCTTTTTTTGTAAATGATAATTTTCTTATCTCTATTTACACCAGTTCCATCTAAAACTACTTCAGCAGAAACTTTTGCAGATTCTACTTCTTTACCAGTTTTTAACTCACCATCGTTTAATGCTAAAACGTCAGTAATTTCTAAAGCTTCTTTTGCTGCTAAACCTGTATAATCAATATCTAAGATATCACCTTCAGACACTTTATACTGTTTACCACCACATTTAATAATTGCGTACATATTTATTCCTCTAACTTATCAATCTTTATGATTCTTTTCTAACGGGATGCAATATTATCTAAAGTTCCTTTAAGATTCCTTTAAATAGCTTACAAAGTCTTATTTCTTTCAAAATTATTATGAAACCAATGCAACAACATCCATTTCTACTAAAACATTTTTAGGTAATGTTTGAACGGCAACCGTTGAACGTACTGGTTTATGATCACCAAAAGCACTTGCATATATTTCATTTACAGCAGCAAAATCATCCATAGAATCTAAGAATATTGTAACTTTAATTACTTTATCTAAAGAAGAACCAGCAGCTTCCAATACACTTTGCAAATTTGTCATTACTTGTTGTGTTTGTTTGTTTATGTCATTTTCAACTAAATCACCTTCTGGCGTTAAAGGGATTTGTCCTGATGTGTAAATCAAACCATTTGCAATAATAGCTTGTGAATAAGGTCCAATTGCAGCAGGTGCATTGGTAGTATTAATAATTTCCATGAATTTCCTTTTATTTTATTAGGCGTATTTTAGCCAAAATATTCTTTATTGTTATAAGTTATATTTTATAAGTTTACCTATTTTTAATTGTTTTATATTGTCTTTTATTTTTCTTATTAAAAGTACTTTTTCTTTAAAATTCATATCTTGAGCATAAGTAACGTGGGTTAGTTTATTATTGTAAAATTTATCCAATAAACACAAAAGCTGTTTTTCAAATTCTTCATGTGAATATTCTTGCAAAGCTTCATTTAATAGTATCCCATTTAAAGAAGGATTTCCTATATCATGAATCAAAGTATTAAACTCTTCTACATGAAATTCAAACATAGAAGAGTCAATAATGTCTAAGACTCCATCTAACCTAGATTTATCTTCTAAAATATGTTTTAAAATGGAGAGTTCAGCTATATCAATTTTTGATAAATTAATGGCTTGTGCTCTTGATACTTTGTTAATTTGAACCAAATGTTCTCTTACATTTAATTTTTGAGCTATATATCGCTTGTATTCATCTTGGTAAATAGGATTTAGTGTTTTTAAATATTCATTGGTTTCAACCAAAGCTTTTTGTTTTTGCTGTGGATCATGGGTATCATAAGTGCTTATAATTGAGTCAATTACAAAAGCAATAAACCCCTTAGGTTTTAAAAACATTGTATTTAATTCTTCAATACGATCTTCTTTCACCATATCAGCAGGATCCAAACCTCCAGAGAAAATAACAACACCGCCTTCAAAATCTGAATGAGAGAGAATAGTGGCAGCTTTAAAAGCAGCTTTAAGACCTGCTTTATCTCCATCATATGCAAGAATAACCTTAGGTTCGCCTCTTTTAATCAAAGGCAAATGATCGGAGGTTAAAGCCGTTCCTAGCGTTGCAACTGCTGTATTAAAACCAGCTTGATGAAGCATAATAACATCTAAATAACCTTCCGTAATAATGATTTGATTTTTTTTGTAAATATGTTCTTTGGCTAAATGATAACCATATAATAAACGTGATTTATTAAATACTTTACTTTGAGGAGAATTCACATATTTGGCATTATGCCCTGTGATTGTTCTTCCCCCAAAGCCAACAATTTTTGCATTTAGAGAATAAATTGGAAAAGTAATACGCTCAATAAACCTTGAGTATAAACCACTTTGACCTGTATCAATTACGCCTAAGTCTATGGCTTCACTTAAATTATGATGATTGTTTTTTAAATAATTTATAGTATCGCCCGATTTAGGAGCATAACCTATTTCAAATTTTTCAATAGAAAATTCTGAAATACCTCTTTGTTTTATATAATCTTTGCAGGTATCGTTATTAACAAATAAACGTTGATAAAGTTTATTTAAATCTTCAATTATTTTTACGCTTTGTGCTTTTTGACCTTTATCATCATAAGAAAGTGTAACATTGTACATTCCTGCCAGTTTTTCCAAGGTTTCAGGATAAGAAAGTTTTTCATACTCCATTAAAAAATTAATAGAATCGCCCCCTACTCCACAGCCAAAACAATGGTATATTTGTTTTGCTGGGCTTACAACAAAAGAAGGAGTTGTTTCTCCATGAAAAGGACAGCAGGCTTTAAAATTTGCGCCGGCTTTTCTAAGTTCTAGAAATTGAGATATAACATCTACAACATCTAATTGGGATTTTAAGCTTTCAATTGAGTCTTTTGTAATCATATGCGATTGTATCTAATGCAATATTAGATTTTGTTTTAGCATCTTATTTATTAACCATACTTATGTTATTATATTTTATTCTTACATAACAAAGGTCTTAATGGAAGGTTTAGTATTAGAATATAGAGATCCCTTATTTGGTATTGTCATATTTTTTTCTTTGATTTTTTGTATCTCATTTTTAACATACACCTTTGGTGCATATAAAGAAAGAAAAGCAAGAAAAGAATACAGGAAACTTCTTAAGCGTTTTGAGCTTGGCAAATTAAAAGAAGAAGATTATGTGCATTTGTATAAAACATATAATTTACCTTTTGATTCTATCATCTTGTTGGCTTCAAGTTTTTTACATAAAGGCGATTATACAAAAGCAATTTCTGTATATTTAGCTCTTTTAGAACATGTAACAAACCGAGTTAAAAAAGAAGAACTCTTAGAGTTATTAGGAACTACTTATTATAAAGGTGGTTTTTTACAACGCTCAAAAGATATATTTTTAAAAATACTAAAATTTTCACCACGAAATACAAGTGCTTTGCAGTATTTATTGTTAATTTATGAAAAACTTAAAGATTTTGACAGAGCGTTTGAAGTTTTAGAATCACTTGATGAATTGCAAATAGATATTTCTAAAGATAAAATTTATATCAAAACACTAAAAGTGATACATGACCCACTTTTATCTTATGAGAAAAAAACATATGCTTTGTATGAAATCTTCCAAAAAGACAAAATAATTGAACGTTTATTTGCACAATACCTTATTATGTATAACAAAACATTTTTGTGGGAAAATATAGACAGTTTTGATGTGAATAAATTTACTGATTTAATGTGGTATCAAAAATTTGAAGATATTGATTTTGATAAAGTAAACAATAATCCTTTTTTAGAAGAGTTATACAATGCAAAATCCTATTTAAACTCTTTAAAACATTCAAAAGATTTTGACTTAGATATATTAATATTATTAAATACTCATGAGCATGATACCAAAGCCGATTTGGATTTTGAATTTATTTGTACCTCGTGTAAACATGTTCATCCTATTTTTGAATCAAGATGTCCACATTGTCATAGTATTTTAAGTTTTATTGTAAAACACATGCTTGTAAAAAATGCCTATGAAAAAAACCAATCCTTATTATAAAAGATTATTTTTAATAAATTAATCTTCTTAATGGTAAGAATGATACATAATAACTGTGCTCTTAGTGTTTTTTCATACAAAAGTTTCAAAAAGTCACAATATAAAAGCAATTGTGATAAAAATACGCAGAGCCAATAAGCATAATGAAAGATGTGATATACTAGCATCCACGCAAAGAAAATTAAAAAGAACAGGAAGAATTTAATATGAGTGATTACTTAAAGTTAGAACAGTGCCTGGATTATCAGTTTAAAAATAAAGACCTGATAGTCGAAGCACTTACACACAAAAGTTTTAAAAAACCCTATGATAATGAGCGCTTAGAATACTTAGGAGATGCAGTACTTAATTTGATTGTTGGAGAGTTTTTATACAAAAAATTTCCCAAATCGAACGAAGGAGATCTATCAAAAATACGGGCTTCTTTGGTGAATGAAGCAGGTTTTACACGACTTGCAAATGAAATTAAACTGGGTGATTATATTTATTTATCAATAGCAGAAGAAAGAAATAAAGGAAGATCAAAAGCATCTATTCTTTCAGATGCTTTTGAAGCAATTATGGGGGCTATTTATTTAGAGTCAGGACTTGAAATCCTAAAAATTATTATTTTAGATTTATTAAACAGATCTTATGAAGAAATAAACTTATCAGTATTGTTTTCTGATTATAAAACGGCTTTACAAGAAATAACTCAAGCTCAATTTGCTTCAATTCCAGAATACAAAATTGAAGCTTCTTATGGTCCTGATCATAAAAAAGAATTTGAAGTCTCTATTTGGATTGATGGAAAACATTATGGACAAGCGATAGGAAAAAGTAAAAAACTTGCACAACAAGCTGTTGCAAAGATTGCACTTTTTCAATTAAAAAGCGAAGTTTAATGAATAGTTTTGGTCAAAACTTTAGATTTACGACCTTTGGGGAAAGCCATGGTAAAGCAATAGGTTGTGTGGTTGATGGAGTTCCTGCTGGAATAAAAATCGATGAAGAATTTATTCAAAGTGAAATGAACAGAAGAAAACCTGGACAAAATAAATATGCAACAGCCAGAAAAGAAGGTGATGTTATTGAAATACTTTCAGGTGTTTTTGAAGGTTTAAGCACAGGTACACCTATAGCTATGATTATTTATAATGAGAATCAAAAATCAAAAGATTATACGAATGTAAAAGATTTATTCAGACCAGGTCATGCAGATTTTACTTATTTTGCTAAATATGGATTAAGAGATTATAGAGGCGGTGGACGAAGCAGTGCAAGAGAAACTGCTTCAAGAGTAGCAGCAGGAGCTATTGCTAAACTTATGCTAAAAGAAGTGAATATAGAAATCAATTCAGGAATAACTAGTATTGATGGTATAGCTGCTAAAAATTACGATTTTAAACATGCACTTACTTCTGATATTTTTGCTTTAGATAAAGAAGTCGAAGAAAAACAAAAAGAAGCAATAATTCAAGCAAAAAAACAACACAACTCTGTTGGAGGCTGTGCTCTTGTTAATGTTAAAAACTGCCCAAGTGGTTTAGGTGAACCTATTTATTTTAAATTGGACGCACAAATTGCTTCTGCTATGATGAGTATTAATGCAGTAAAAGCAGTTGAAATTGGAGATGGAATTGAAGCTGCTAAAGTAAAAGGTTTTGATAATAATGACCAAATAAGAAAAGATGGTTTTAAAACAAACCATTCAGGCGGAATATTAGGTGGAATTTCTAATGGAGATGACATTAATATCAAAGTTCATTTTAAATCAACTCCTTCTGTTTTTATAAAACAAGATACAGTTGATATTTACAATGATGAAGTTACTTGTGAATTAAAAGGACGTCATGATCCTTGTGTAGCTATTAGAGGCTCAGTAGTTGCAGAATCAATGATGGCTTTAGTATTAGCAGATATGCTTATACTAAATATGTCCTCAAAAATAAAGAATATTAAAAAAGTCTATAACTCTTAATAAAGATGCTTCCTAAGAAGCATACTTATTTGTATCTTTCCTACTAATCTTTTATTCTATAAATTAAACTAATTCTTGAATGTTTACTTAATGCAGTTATTGATTTTGTGTGTAGTAAAAAGGAGATTGTAGAAACTAAAAAAAGTAATAAAATATTTAAAAGTAAGTTTCTACAAAATTAGGAATGAACATCATTAATTGGACAATTAAAGGAATGACTATTATGTTTAATATTTAAATTGGCTAGATTATTAAACACAAAATCCAATTAATTAATGATATATTTCACAAATCAAATCATTTATTATTATTGGAAGAGTATTTATATATAAGAAAAGCGGCTAAATTTTTCTATATTTCAGATAAATACAAATAAAATAATTTTAAACTTATGAACATATGACCGGATTATATCATATTAGTGAACATATGTCAAGTATATTTTTTGATTTATTTATGTTAGAATCTATCTTCAAAGAAAAAAGGAAAAATTTGCCCAGAGAAAAACAACAACGTGAATTAAATTTTAAACCAACCTCTAAATATTTTGGTCCAAAAGATATAAAGTCTAATGAAGATATTATTTTATTGCATGAAGAAATACAAGCTATTAAATTAATGGATTTAGATTCAATGTACCAAGAAGATGCGGCAATACAGATGAATATCTCTAGACCAACCCTAGCTAGAATTATTAAAAATGCACGTTTAAAAATTGCATCTGCTTTAATTAATGGTTCCAATATAAAAGTACATGAAATACAAAATGATTTTAATGTAGCCGTTTGTTCAAATCAATTAAAAGTTCTGGATGATATTTCAATTGATTCAAAATATATCTTTATTTTACACATAAAAGATTATAAATTAGAAAATATCAAGCACATACAAAACCCTGCTTTTTCTGAAAATAATATTAGACCCAGGCATGTATTGCCAACCTTCCTTAAAGAAGAAAATATTCATTATTTCATTACAAAACAAATTGGAATAACCTGTAAAAAATATTTAATAGATAAGGGTATTTATCCTATTATAAAAGAAGAAATATCTCTTGATGAAATTGTTAATATCTTCAAATAAAACAATAATTAAAAAGTGATTATAATTTATTAATCTTTGAATCACTTTTATAAGGAACTTTAGCACTTGGAATTACTTTTGACGTATTTTCTAAATGCACATCTTGGTCATCAAAAAAGATATCTGCACCAAAAGCTTGCACTACTTCATATTTATCCATACCACCTAAGAAAAAAGACTCATCAATTCGTACTTTCCAGGCATTTAGTGTTCGTATTACTCTTTCATGAGCAGGAGAGTTCCTAGCAGTAATTAAAGCGGTTCGAATAGGTGTGTGTTCGTTTGCATATTTATTTTGTATGGTAGAGATAACACGTAACAATTTAGCAAAAGGTCCATCAGGTAAATTGTTTTTGGCATTGTTTGTTTCATGCTCTAAAAATGCCTCTAGGCCCTTACTTTTATAAATTTGTTCAGATTCATCTGAAAACAATACCGCGTCCCCATCAAAGGCAATTTTCACTTGTTGTTCATCTTGTTCATCAACATTAACAAAAGGTAAAATTCTAGCAGCTGCTATTCCTATATCATTGGCAGCCCTCACATCTTCATCAT
The genomic region above belongs to Campylobacteraceae bacterium and contains:
- a CDS encoding RidA family protein, which codes for MEIINTTNAPAAIGPYSQAIIANGLIYTSGQIPLTPEGDLVENDINKQTQQVMTNLQSVLEAAGSSLDKVIKVTIFLDSMDDFAAVNEIYASAFGDHKPVRSTVAVQTLPKNVLVEMDVVALVS
- the aroC gene encoding chorismate synthase → MNSFGQNFRFTTFGESHGKAIGCVVDGVPAGIKIDEEFIQSEMNRRKPGQNKYATARKEGDVIEILSGVFEGLSTGTPIAMIIYNENQKSKDYTNVKDLFRPGHADFTYFAKYGLRDYRGGGRSSARETASRVAAGAIAKLMLKEVNIEINSGITSIDGIAAKNYDFKHALTSDIFALDKEVEEKQKEAIIQAKKQHNSVGGCALVNVKNCPSGLGEPIYFKLDAQIASAMMSINAVKAVEIGDGIEAAKVKGFDNNDQIRKDGFKTNHSGGILGGISNGDDINIKVHFKSTPSVFIKQDTVDIYNDEVTCELKGRHDPCVAIRGSVVAESMMALVLADMLILNMSSKIKNIKKVYNS
- a CDS encoding 5'-nucleotidase, yielding MGYNLDDKLVIAISSRALFNLEEENKIFESSGLQDYYDFQIKNEDTLLEKGTGFRLVKNLLRINDDFPDNKQVEVIIMSRNNAATSLRITKSIDAYKLDIKRSAWSGGNNISKYLKPFKVDLFLSANDEDVRAANDIGIAAARILPFVNVDEQDEQQVKIAFDGDAVLFSDESEQIYKSKGLEAFLEHETNNAKNNLPDGPFAKLLRVISTIQNKYANEHTPIRTALITARNSPAHERVIRTLNAWKVRIDESFFLGGMDKYEVVQAFGADIFFDDQDVHLENTSKVIPSAKVPYKSDSKINKL
- the rpmA gene encoding 50S ribosomal protein L27; protein product: MAHKKGQGSTQNNRDSAGRRLGVKKYGEEVVRAGNIIIRQRGTKVHPGNNVGMGKDHTLFALIDGKVKFEIKDKNRKKVSVYAAS
- a CDS encoding DUF134 domain-containing protein codes for the protein MPREKQQRELNFKPTSKYFGPKDIKSNEDIILLHEEIQAIKLMDLDSMYQEDAAIQMNISRPTLARIIKNARLKIASALINGSNIKVHEIQNDFNVAVCSNQLKVLDDISIDSKYIFILHIKDYKLENIKHIQNPAFSENNIRPRHVLPTFLKEENIHYFITKQIGITCKKYLIDKGIYPIIKEEISLDEIVNIFK
- the rplU gene encoding 50S ribosomal protein L21; this encodes MYAIIKCGGKQYKVSEGDILDIDYTGLAAKEALEITDVLALNDGELKTGKEVESAKVSAEVVLDGTGVNRDKKIIIYKKRRRKDSKLKRGFRKSFTKIRIIKIAA
- a CDS encoding ribonuclease III, yielding MSDYLKLEQCLDYQFKNKDLIVEALTHKSFKKPYDNERLEYLGDAVLNLIVGEFLYKKFPKSNEGDLSKIRASLVNEAGFTRLANEIKLGDYIYLSIAEERNKGRSKASILSDAFEAIMGAIYLESGLEILKIIILDLLNRSYEEINLSVLFSDYKTALQEITQAQFASIPEYKIEASYGPDHKKEFEVSIWIDGKHYGQAIGKSKKLAQQAVAKIALFQLKSEV
- a CDS encoding tetratricopeptide repeat protein; amino-acid sequence: MEGLVLEYRDPLFGIVIFFSLIFCISFLTYTFGAYKERKARKEYRKLLKRFELGKLKEEDYVHLYKTYNLPFDSIILLASSFLHKGDYTKAISVYLALLEHVTNRVKKEELLELLGTTYYKGGFLQRSKDIFLKILKFSPRNTSALQYLLLIYEKLKDFDRAFEVLESLDELQIDISKDKIYIKTLKVIHDPLLSYEKKTYALYEIFQKDKIIERLFAQYLIMYNKTFLWENIDSFDVNKFTDLMWYQKFEDIDFDKVNNNPFLEELYNAKSYLNSLKHSKDFDLDILILLNTHEHDTKADLDFEFICTSCKHVHPIFESRCPHCHSILSFIVKHMLVKNAYEKNQSLL
- the obgE gene encoding GTPase ObgE, producing the protein MFIDSVKFTIRSGKGGQGCSSFRREKFVVKGGPDGGDGGKGGDVYILVDNNTDTLSYYKGRRLFKADHGVQGMPRRMTGKSAEDMTLVVPPGTQVFDDETGELLHDLLVEGVRILLLEGGKGGLGNVHFKNSRNQRPTYFQPGLPGTALNVRFELKLIADVGLVGYPNVGKSTLISTTSNATPEVANYEFTTLTPKLGVVEVGEYNSFVMADIPGIIDGASEGRGLGLEFLRHIERTKTLLFMVDLANHRTPIEQYNVLKDELRKFSPELATRNFAIALSKTDGYYGEDVVEEIRNFIKEIGLDISPSNEFGFDKKYEYYAQDLTYNRFDNTKPMFVLPISSVTRMNTASIRFALYELLSQ
- a CDS encoding DNA primase yields the protein MITKDSIESLKSQLDVVDVISQFLELRKAGANFKACCPFHGETTPSFVVSPAKQIYHCFGCGVGGDSINFLMEYEKLSYPETLEKLAGMYNVTLSYDDKGQKAQSVKIIEDLNKLYQRLFVNNDTCKDYIKQRGISEFSIEKFEIGYAPKSGDTINYLKNNHHNLSEAIDLGVIDTGQSGLYSRFIERITFPIYSLNAKIVGFGGRTITGHNAKYVNSPQSKVFNKSRLLYGYHLAKEHIYKKNQIIITEGYLDVIMLHQAGFNTAVATLGTALTSDHLPLIKRGEPKVILAYDGDKAGLKAAFKAATILSHSDFEGGVVIFSGGLDPADMVKEDRIEELNTMFLKPKGFIAFVIDSIISTYDTHDPQQKQKALVETNEYLKTLNPIYQDEYKRYIAQKLNVREHLVQINKVSRAQAINLSKIDIAELSILKHILEDKSRLDGVLDIIDSSMFEFHVEEFNTLIHDIGNPSLNGILLNEALQEYSHEEFEKQLLCLLDKFYNNKLTHVTYAQDMNFKEKVLLIRKIKDNIKQLKIGKLIKYNL